From a region of the Branchiostoma floridae strain S238N-H82 chromosome 13, Bfl_VNyyK, whole genome shotgun sequence genome:
- the LOC118429573 gene encoding cilia- and flagella-associated protein 251-like: MDFSDDFESFVYSFSVLWICIFTTVTILAACCYNVGTDSADVGELEEPATDDTTLGFGQCTGDLTSGPGEDRTVGWEIGEGDNKTSDGESERETEEEDETAIPGEDSSADESMPELEDIAKKDTDKPINLTQDENDAADDIITTEHGNENGSENAAERKDEEKVENIDGGEEKVNEAYEATKEEEEQRQEKESCSDVVKEQKEPNENDGTAEIRAKSEDGKEREEKQTEASAPDPVVAKKGDGTTKVLRKKKKKKTRSQLPSLFSCPFMTPDMMEPSESRGPWRRRERGKPRERVNVFLAEGNKSKEDQKEDTVTEVTQNGEDPENGGNAEGKNNSSPAPENDDDVKKVKEEIYEEALPQRKVYKEAERCMTDEDRAAERRIQQEQLAAIFKLMQDNEDKFGVQSYDDVEEQMKLYKT; encoded by the exons ATGGATTTTAGTGATGATTTTGAATCCTTCGTGTATTCATTTTCAGTATTGTGGATCTGTATTTTCACAACGGTAACAATTTTAGCTGCGTGTTGCTATAATGTAGGTACGGATAGCGCGGATGTGGGAGAACTGGAAGAACCCGCAACGGACGATACAACGTTGGGCTTCGGTCAGTGTACGGGTGACCTTACTAGCGGGCCCGGCGAAGATCGTACGGTTGGATGGGAGATTGGAGAGGGGGACAACAAAACGTCTGAtggagagagtgagagagagacgGAAGAAGAGGACGAAACGGCGATCCCTGGCGAG GACTCCTCGGCTGATGAAAGCATGCCTGAACTTGAAGACATCGCTAAGAAGGATACGGATAAACCCATCAATCTGACCCAAGACGAAAACGATGCTGCAGACGACATCATCACTACAGAACATGGGAACGAGAACGGCTCAGAGAACGCAGCAGAACGCAAAGACGAGGAGAAGGTAGAAAATATTGATGGAGGAGAAGAAAAAGTGAACGAAGCTTATGAAGCGAcaaaagaggaagaagaacaaCGACAGGAGAAGGAATCTTGTTCTGATGTGGTGAAAGAGCAAAAAGAACCAAACGAGAACGATGGTACCGCAGAGATACGAGCAAAGAGTGAGGATGGGAAAGAGAGGGAAGAAAAGCAAACTGAAGCAAGCGCACCAGACCCCGTCGTCGCGAAGAAAGGCGACGGCACCACCAAGGTTCTgcggaagaaaaagaagaagaaaacgcGCAGCCAGCTACCCAGTCTTTTCAGCTGCCCGTTCATGACGCCAGATATGATGGAGCCGAGCGAAAGCCGGGGTCCCTGGCGGCGCAGAGAGCGAGGCAAGCCGAGAGAGCGAGTCAACGTTTTCCTCGCTGAAGGGAACAAGAGCAAGGAAGATCAGAAAGAAGACACGGTCACGGAGGTGACACAGAATGGGGAAGATCCGGAGAACGGAGGCAATGCAGAAGGAAAAAACAACTCAAGCCCCGCCCCAGAAAACGATGACGACGTTAAAAAG GTAAAAGAAGAGATTTACGAAGAGGCCCTCCCACAACGTAAGGTCTACAAGGAGGCTGAACGGTGTATGACAGACGAAGACAGGGCGGCCGAAAGGCG GATTCAGCAGGAGCAACTGGCCGCCATCTTTAAATTGATGCAAGACAATGAGGACAAATTCGGCGTCCAGTCGTACGATGACGTCGAGGAACAGATGAAGTTATACAAGACGTAA